The Elaeis guineensis isolate ETL-2024a chromosome 5, EG11, whole genome shotgun sequence DNA segment tacatggatgaatTTAAAAGACAATCTCATCGATCTAAGATTAGCGGCAGCAATTATACCCACTCGATCATTATCATATGTTTAAACTGAATATAATCGAGATTACATAGAAGTTGTTAAATTAACCACAATTATAACCATTGCCGTGCAGTTAATATATATTTCATCCATTTCGATAATAGTTAtcaaattttttctataaataaGGATAAATAGAGCCCCCTCATATAATCTTGATCTGACTCTCTTTATTGGCCAGCTCATCGATAGGAGAAATTCTTAGATGAACTTAGTCTATCATATGTACTATTGATAAAACTAATAAAAAGATACCACATtagttttttgaatttaaaaattttgtagctaCCTCAACATATCACTGTTCAACTATTCAACACATCGTTGTTTGTTGCTGTATCTTTTCATTAGCTTTATCTATAGCATATGTGGTAGACTAAGTCTATCCAATAAACCCCATGAGTTCAATCTCATCATTTGTGATAGCCAGCCCTTCTAGTTGGTCTCCACCACCCTCCATATCTGCCTCAACACCTTCTCCAATTCGGTTGAAGGAGCTCTCGTGATCCATTACAAAGCACCTCCGCTTTGGCTAAGCAGGCAGATGGACTAGAAGGATGAAGAAGGCAAATCAGTGATTGAAGGACAAGTAATCTTTCGATCCTCCTGCTAGGTTAATTAGCTCATCCGAAGGCTACATCACCACTAATGTGCATCACAAAATCAAGTTGAAGAGCTTCGCATAGAAGTGGAGAAGAAAGGGGAGGTGACAAGTGGGGAGATGGAGAACAAGGCGAGGGCTAGCATAAGAATCGAGAGAGACGATGTAATGATCAGCCGAGTGCTGATCGGCAGGAGTCAGAGGGGCCCATGTTGATGCATGAGGGGGTGGCCATGTTGGATTTTGGACTAGAAGAGGTTTGTACTCAATTTCCTAGTGTGGAATTGATGGTTGGTATATGACTTTATGTGCAGGCTCCCCTCTTGTATAAATAACATATGGTGTTAGCGTAGTCCCTGGATGATGGAGTAACCGATCGAATCTTTGTTTTGGTTTCTCTTAAAAGCTGTGTCTTATGCTTTTTATGATGTCTCATTGCTTCTTTTATGTTAATTTTTTCAGGTATCCAGCGTGGCAAAGGAATTCACGGTGATTAAtactagtgttttttttttttttttttggtaagaacggTGATATTGGTGTTAAAGTACTGCCCAGGTTAAAGTTAAGGTGATGTCAGAGTAATGGTATTTGAAGGATAAttttattctctctctttctttttataatgGAAGAAGGATAGACTTATTCTTTTTTTGAGAATCAGGATAGACTTATTCTTGTTGCAATTACAATTCGACAGCGAGGTTTTCAATACGCGCTGGTTAATGGAATTTGTACGTTTGTAAtcttgtttatatatatatatgtataaggcATTTAAAGTATTATATTGACTACATCATGATCAGAGTTTGAGCTTCTAATCATCTTAGAAAGTATTTGGGCTTCACTTAGTATATAATTTTGTTGAGGAGAAATTGACAATCGGTTCTATATTCAACGGTcatttagtgattaatttttattgGCTGAAAATTTTATCCCCAATCCTTGATCTCAGGAATCATGACCAATTGATCAGCCCCTGGCCTTATATCGTTATCCGGACATATATTGTATCTTTCATGGATTCCCCTTCATGCaatccaccattggatcaccCACAGCATATGTCTCAAAGCTATCTGATTGCCATCCTTCATCCACCTGCACGTCTCTTAAAGCAACCAACGGATGATCCAATTGTGGACTTGTGCAAAGGCCTTATATATACACTTACGCATAAGTTTGTGCAAAACAAATAAGTACATGTGCAAGTATTATAAAATGGCAATAAATCAAAAGAAATACATAGTTGTCATTTGTCAAAAATTATGGAGGTATTTGGTTCGAAACTGAGATCAAATGGGAATGAAAATCGAAATCGtttggaatcagaatcagaatggccaaatcaagcgtttggttcgtgatcggaattaaaatcgaaatcgaaatttgaATAGAAATTTGAATCCAAGAGAGTAGGATTGAGCTCTATATACATTGAGCCATTTCCATTCCATATTCCATCTTGAAATCGGAATGGAATTTCTCCCAACCAAACAGTGGAATGAGAGTCactcatttcgattctgattctagACCTCCACTCCTTTCAACCAATACCCCTATATATCTTATCAATTTTTAAAGATAAAATAATTCTTTAAGTTCTTTCTTTTTGCCTGTATATATAACCGTTCATGTACACCGGAAAGTTATGATTTTCACGTGCTTCCAGGCTATTATGTTATAGTGCTGATGTTTAGTGTTATTGTATCCATCTAAACTAGTATTACTATCTAAGTAAACAAACTAAATCGAtaggttcaaaaaaaaaaaaacaaaaaaaaaattacatatatgTCTTGATATACAAaaattcttataattttttaataaaatggaTATTTTCCGAAATTCATAACAAAATCATCAATTTGAGGCTCACCAAGAGTATGGGATGAGACAACATATaatgatttgattgataatcTCAAACAAAAGTTCCATATGTTATGAAGCATGCGTTCATACTTGTTGCATCCAAAGAAATTAAATAActtgaaaaatttaatttcttttctCCACCTGCCAACATAACACGAGTGCATCTTTCAATCAAAACTCAAAAGAGGCAAAATATCTACTTTCAATGAGAGTATTTTTTGTTTGTGGTAGTAAAAGGCATTGGAAGTCAAATGTGGGCTCAAGGACCTACCTATATGAGTACTTATTTGAAAGCATTGTgaatattctttttgaaaaaaaaaaaattcaataccaTGAgagttaaatcaaaatttctaattTAGCACCATGAAAACAAATAGTCAGTGAAAGTTTCAAGACTACAAGCAAACTTCACTTATGCTATTATTTCCAAGTCCAAATTGTGTTGCGGTCATGGAACTTGATTTGGACATTTATCTCAGCAATAAATCTGTACTATGACTTCATTTCCTGTCCACAATGTTTAAATTTtagtagatttcaaaatttagtAGAATTCTATAAGAGTCAATTGGTGATTTAGAAAACCTTGCTAAGCTTGTGGAACCATTTCCCAAATACAACAAGCATTGTACGTAGGATTCTTCTCTGTGtacttaaaaataaattaaaaaaaaaactatgtttttatgaaattagggctTGTCGTATGGTACTTTCTATCTAGCAGCCAAATGATTTGGGATAACTAAACTCTAGCTAGGTAATCTCTTTCATATGCCATTCTAGTTGCTTGATAAATCCCTTATTTAAGAATATTGTTTATAAAGATTGTCCAGATTCAATCAAATCAATCACAAGTCTTTTAGTTTTCACAAAAAGAATATGCCACCTAAGCCTCTATGCCAACCTAGTAGTACTCCAATAGAAACAACTAAGGTATGCTTGATTGCATGGAAATGTATAAgagaataggaaaaaaaaaatcttggaaaAATTCTTTAGAAAAAACAGCTATAagcttttttttaatttattaatttttaaatgaaataaacaaataaaaaattaaatttctaaagaAGAATAAATTTCCAAGCAGTCCTGTTTGTAAGATATCTTAAGATCTTACAGGCTAGTAGGATGGTTAGATTTGGCAGATCTACATTAGAGCCCCTAACATGACACGAACACAATAGCTAGGCGTAATTTAAGCACCGGTTGATGCACTTGCCAGCCAATTTTGATAGCCAGACCTAACCGGCACCTACCTGTTGCTAGAGGCATCTTTAGAAAATTCAATATACTGCAGTGATCTGCATCTTGTGTTTATTATCTTCCTTCAACAACAGCAAATTGGGATAGAAACCATGAAATCCTTTGTAGCCAACACCTGCTTGACCAATGTACCACTTAGGACTAAGCCACAAATACACGACCCACTATGCCCGATCCTGGCATTTACCCATGATTTTGAAATCCCTGATGTGGATTTGGTGAGAATGAAAGTGTTTTGGatatatccattcaaatttattttcatatttgaatcaATTTAAATATACACAGAAATTTGAGGATCCAACTAATATCTGTATCCGtattcatattcattatttcatatatgtcaaagaaaaatagatttggATATCAATAGACAACCATACGATCCGTATTTGAATATTCGAATCTATATATAAtccaatataattttatataatatttattaatttttaacaaaaatatataaccatataaatatattattaacttgatttatcatgtatttaatattatctttgattctatagtcataaaatttaattatttaaattatatttatattttttatattcaaattatatttatatttatttaaaatatatataaataaaaattttatatctaaataatatctatatctatatttatatttattaaataaaataaatatatatatcaatcaaTATATTGATATTTGATCGGCATCCGATTCGTTTCTGCCCTAGGATCTGAGAAAAGGACATAGCCTGCGTTCAAAAGGCAATAATAGATAGTTCATAAGAGGGCCGAACGGATGAAAACGCGAAATGCATAGGAAGCATCACTTGTTgcaaatgaataaaaaatatccaaTCAATTTGAGCTGCCACGTTTTTCACCAGTCCAGATGCTGTAAATAATGGAAGAAAATTGAAGCAAATAATGGAACACAAAGATGCACACATTTTAAGCGTTCCCTCTTATTAATTCCACCTCTCTCTTTTCATcgtatattattgaaactctcttGCTTGGATATAAAAAGCCCAGCCACACAACCATCCCCTACAACTACTAGCAATCAGGTGAGTCTCACCGAGAGAAATATCTTCCCTAATCTAATCCACTCTCTAAGAATGCAACCCAGCCATCGCCACCTCTCGCTCCTTCTCCTCCTGACGTGCATGGCCACCTTTACGTATGGCGCCGTTGCAGGACCCGTCCCAATTGTCTCCTTGGAGCACCTGGACCCCACCCTCCCGCCGGTCCTCCCCGGTCAAAATCCAACTTGCTCCCTGGTTGTCCTCCAGCAGGACTTCGCCGACACCGTCGGCTCCCCGCCGGCGTCGGCGAACTACACCCAGCCCCGTGACTGCCCCTTCCCCTGGACCCGCGTCGTCCTCGAGCTCGCCCTCTCCGCCTCCGACCTCCAGAAGGACCGGGTCGCCGCCGTCTGGATCGACGGTGCCGAGGTCCTCCGCACCGCCACACCGCGCCCCATGGCCCCCGGCGCCTTTTGGCGTGTCCGCAAGGACATCACCCGGTACGCCGCCCTCCTCCGCCGCGTTGCCAGCGGCGGCGCGGCGGCGGCGGGGGCGCCATCTCCATGATGCTCGAGAACTCCAACAACGTCCTCCCCGGCGTCTTCTCCGCCAACGTCTCCCTCCACTTCTACCGCGGcgctctctccccctccccccaCCGCCTTGCCGCTGGCTTTTCCGCCCACCCCTCCATCAGAAGCCTCTACCCCGAGCCGGCCGACCTCATCCTCCCCATCTCCAATCCCAACGGTTACTACCGCTCTGGCTTCTGGCTTCGAATCGATAACGAAACCCATGTCCACTCTACCTCCATCACCATTCCGAGGAACACTTACCGGGCCATTCTTGAAATCTTCGTCTCCTACCACGGCGACGATGAGTTCTGGTACACCAACCCCCTCCGCTCCGCTTACCGCCTCCACTCACCCTCCAATCTATCCACCCCTCGGGCCAACGGCGCCTTCCGCCAGGTCTACGCCACCATCGACGGCCGCTTCGTTGGCGGCCACATCCCCTTCGCCGTACTCTATCCAAGCTCCATCAATCCATACTTTTGGTCCCCTGTCGCCGCCATCGGCGCCTTCGACATGCCCTCCTACGACCTCGACTTGACGCCATTCCTGGGCTTCATGCTCGACGGCCGCCCCCATGACATCGGGCTTGCTGTGCGCGACGCCCAGCCCTCCTGGCTCGTCAGCGCCAACCTCCACCTCTGGGTCGACGCCTGGTCCGATTCCGTCCAAGCCGGGCTGATCGAATACATCACACCGCCGATCAAAATGAACCGGAACGCAGAATGGAGAGACAAGGAAGGACAGTCCGAGATCAACGCGGAGGGGCTCCTCCGGTTCACCGGCTGGGTGAGCTCATCCAAGGGTAACTTGACCACACAAGtgacccaaaagctcaagttcaaGAGCCAAGTAGAGGTCCAGAACCGCGGTTCCACGACGCAGATCGAGTTCCAGAGCAAGGAAAGGATGATGGTGGCGATCCAAAAGGGTCATCAGCCTCTGGGCCGGGTGCAGCTCTACGTGGAGTCGCCGCTCCAGGTGCAGACGTCGATGGTGAGCGCGGCCGGCGGCGCGTTGTTCCAGAAGTCGCGGCTGTACCACCAGCTGATGGAGATGGTGACGCTGAGCGAGGGGCAGGCGATGACGACAAGCACGCTGACCGACCGTCAGGACGCGGAGGGGTCGGCGCTGATGCACGCCGACGCGCCGGTGTGGGGGAGCGGCAGCACCAAGTCGTCGTACCGCTACAAGGACGACAGCACGTGCTACCTCCGGAACGTGAACACCGCCGGCGGGGTGGTGATGATGGACACGAAGAGCGCCTCCTGTGCGGCCATCGCCGACGCTTGAGAGGAAACGCCGGAGCTGAGATATAATTAACAGTGTCGACGCCCTTcctttttgagaaattaaatttatattagaGAGTATATGTGTGAGAATAAAGAGTTGAGATTGGCTTCTATTTGAATCGCTTGAGATGGCAGCGAAGGGGAAGGGCTTAATCATGTGAATGATTTCTTGCTGTTGGAATACTTGGAAGCAATCTTAGCACCCGGATGATCCACGCTTCATGGATACGGGAAATATTTTGTtgaattattattgaattattaatgatgagtattaataattttattgGTTGATTATTTACTTATGTTTGCAAGAGCTCcgtatatattattaaaaaaaaaatctctgtgCATTCTTTTATTTAATTGTAACGCTGAATCTACTATAATATATGCAAGTGTATTTTATGCTGATGTTTAAGCAATTTCAAAATAACAAATTAATTTTGAGATTGGTTTAATTACtttgttctttttattttttgctttcttttattaaaaaaaacttAAATTTAGCTATACAGAATGGAGCAAATATGTTTGAGCTAAAATGAGCGTTTATTTGTTTTTCTTTATCAtccttttttaaataaaaatggaGAATATGACCGTTTGCTCTGTCGAACACAAGCATGAGATTGCAAGACCACCATGGACCATGTGAAGTCTCAAGGGTTCCCAGGATAAATTCTTTTGATTTTATGTCATCAGTTTCTAGTTTCACTTGTAGTTATTGATTTTCAGGACTAAAATAAGATGAAAATCTTAAGCTTGTAAGGTACCACCATGAAAGAGAAAACTGACGCGCATGTTAGCTGAATTATTTCAATATCCTGTGGCTCTTGTATAGTTTATGGCTCCAATTTGTAAGTGGAATAAAATGACAATCAATTATTAGTTTAGAAAATCAATGAATGATCGACATGTTGCAAGACCTTGATTAATGACATTTTACACAGAGAAAAGATATCTTGTTGAGATCTAATTGGATCATAGATAATCCAGTGAATATATCTAGTTAACCGTTTTACACATTCACCAAATTGTCATGAGCTGCATGCATCTTCATATATAAATTTATGAACTAATTGGACTGAAGGTAATCTTCAAATGTATGGGATTTTGAGGATTAGAGAACTCTACTATGCACATGTCAAGTGTATGGAAAGGGATATCTAAATGATACTACCATGCCTCTATCTATGGATTTATGATCATATGAATGAATTAGTTTCAGTACTGTATAACGCATCATACCTTGGAATATGCCATGTAGCTCCAGTTTGTTAAATATTTCGATACCATGTAGTAGCATGTCAATTTGCACAACAAAGGAGTTTAGATATTTTAATTGGGGAGGTGTCTTGTAACTTCAGCCCCGAGACAACGGTACTGTCCTATTTCTCAACTATGAAGTAGGCAGTAGCTTTcccaaaacgaaaaaaagtaCCCCGTAGTTGTTTGGCTTTACTTGGTTCAGCCAATCGGCTCGTACCATTGGATGCTCATTGCCCCAGGCCTGCACCGAAGCCAGCGGAAAGCGCTCGGACGGGGGATTTACCGGACGATGGTAAATCTAAGCATCCCTTTCACGCGCTTATGCTTGCTTCCTCCTCTAATCACTAGTCCGTGTTCCCACAACAACAGCAGACTCTCCATGCAACCAATCAATACCAAACACATACTATTAGATCACTTCGCATTGGCCCAGCAAACAATTTCCAGGGTCCATCCCAACAGCTAAACTGGGCTTCTTTCTATCCTTGTCCGATCCCTGAATCCCCTGCTTCGACGGTGCAAAGAGGAAACCTCTAGGCAAATCCCAACTCCTTTCCTTGCAATTCCAATTCCAATTCCAATTCCAATTCATCCGTAGAATTACCACCTTCTAATATCTCCTGCGCCCACAGCAACCCTCCCCCCACCACGCCACAGAAGGAAAGCAATTGTTCTCCAGGATGTTTAACGTCAATCCCTACCCGCTATTCCAGCTATTCCTGCTATTCTTATTATTCCACCCGAATGTCTCTGCTCGCGAATCCGCGTCCGCCCTCCTCACCGACCGCTTTATTCTCCACTCTCCCTCGTCCGGTTCCTCCTCGGCTCCCCAGGAATATATTGACCCCACCcgcccttctcttctcctccCCGACGGCCCTCCTTCTTGCTCCCTTCCGGTCCTCCGCCACGACTTCGCCAACACCTACGGCTCCCCGCCGGCCTCCGCCACCTACTCACCGCCGGCCGACTGCCCCGCCCCATGGGCTCACGTCGTCCTCGACCTCTCCGTCGCCTGCGCCGGGGATCAGTACGACCGCATCGCCGCCGTGTGGCTCGACGGCGCCGAGCTACTACGCACCAGCACCGCGGAGCCCACCGAGTCCGGCGTCTTCTGGCGCGTTCGCAAGGACGTCACCCGCTACTCCGCCCTCCTCCGCCGCTCCAACGCCAGCGTCGCGATGATGCTCGAGAACATCGTCAATGACGTCTATACTGGCGTCTACCATGTGAACGTCTCTCTTGATTTCTATCAGGAGGAGGAGAAGCGGCGGCGGCGGCCGAGTGGAGAACCATTAGCGCTGGGGTTTTTCCCTCAAGATTCCAGTGGTTTGATTACTGCAGAGGTGGAATTGGGTCGAATTGAGGAAAGATTAGATTTTTCTTCAGTGGAAGCTGGTAATCCTCTCACAAGCAAGGCAAAGGTGCCCTCTTTGTATGAAGAGCCGGCTGATCTCATTATCCCCATCTCTAACGAAGACAGCGCTGGGGGTTTCTGGTTCCGAATTCAGAACGAATCCGATGCGCATTTCAAGAACTTCAAAATCCCAAACAATACTTACATGGCAGTACTTGAAATCTATGTCTCATACCATTCTAATGATGAGTTCTGGTACTCCAATCCTCCTGATGAATACATCAAGAAGAACAATCTCACTACTGGAAGAGGCAATGGCTCATTTCGAGAGGTTGTCGCAAAAATTGATGGGCAATTCGTCGGCTCAGTCGTGCCTTTCCCTGTTATATTCACCGGAGGGATCAACCCATTGTTCTGGGCACCAGTTGTTTCCCTTGGGGCATTCGATCTTCCATCCTACAATGTAGACCTGACACCATTCCTCGGCCTTCTCTTAGATGGCCAGTTGCACAATGTCAGCCTCGGGGTGACTGATGGTATAGACTTTTGGCTTGTGGATGCCAATTTGCACCTCTGGTTGGATCCACACTTAGATTCAGTCACCGCCGAGCTTGTCAGTTACAAAGCCCCGGAGATCTCCGTCTCCCGCCGTTACATGTTTCACTTGCTGAATGGGACATTCAAGATAGAAGCTGGGAGGAAGATTCACTTCTCTGGCTGGGTGAATTCATCCTTGGGGAATCTTACCACTGATGTAGATcagaagctaaagtacaagaGTTTAATAGAATTTATGAATGATGGGAACTACAAGGGAGTTCATATGAAGGGGAAGGTGAAGACTGATGTAAGGATTAGAACAGGCCCAAAGGCCATTCTATCTCAGGGAACTTACAAGTCCAAATATCCTCTTCTGATAGCAACTTTGGCTCTGCCTGGGGAAAATAACACATATACATCGAAGACAAATCTTACTCATACTTTGTATGAGGAATACACCCTTCTGCGGGATAAAGTGGTCACTACAAGTGCTCTAGTTGATAGGCAGGATGCTGAGGGCTGGATGCTGGTCCAAGATCATTCTGTTCTATCTGGTTCAGCAGGCACTCGTCAGACATACCAGTACCGGGATGACAATGGTTCCTATTTGCGCAAGGTCAGTGCTAGAGATGGTGTGCTTCTAAGTGACAATACAACCAGTTCTTACCTTGTTGCCTCATTGTAATATGTTTTCcttttatcttctaatctagatGTTTATATATGCATAACTTAGGGTGTTTGCTTTTGCTTTCAACCTGATGGGTTTGACCTCCCTCATTTTGTATTCTGCTGTATTTTGTACTCATATGGTTCCTAGTATGTTTGAATAAAGCATGGTCTTTTCGGGGGGAGATCAAACATCAAAGTTGTGTCCTTGGATCTAATATATCTGCATTTTAATATGCTTTTCTGCTGCAGTATTAGGTTAAGGTGTTTGATTTTTGTGGATGTTTATGCCATTGGATTTCAGATCAATATCATTTTTTCAATTGAGAGTCTTAAATTCGCTGTAATACTTATGTTATTACCCCTTTTGTCCATCATTACCccaatattattttgattatttactaATCAAGGTACCTTATTTTTATGGATGTGATGCATGTCTTATAGTTATGATTCACATAATATCTACTCAACTAGCTGTCACTGGAACAGATTATTATGTTTCCTTTTCTAAGTTCAGTATTTACTAGTTTTAATGCCATTCATATATGTTGATTCAATAATGTATATGGTACCTCAAATGGATAGTCATATATTGCTGGGTGGTTAACTCTAAACCCATTCAATGGCTGTTCTCTGTTTTTTATGAATGTCTACCTGAAATATGCTACACAATTCTAGGTTTCTCCTTTTCAAGTAAATTGGGCATATTATGATGGTCCTATTTCTAAAGTGGAGAAATGTGAACTCATTAAAGGGTTGTGATCTATTTTATAGGAGAAAATTTGCTCGCAATTTCTACAAACTTGTCTTGCACTTTTCACTAATCTTCTCATTTTTATGCAATGGTTTGGTAATTGTGCAGAGAGTTAATA contains these protein-coding regions:
- the LOC105044715 gene encoding LOW QUALITY PROTEIN: peptide-N4-(N-acetyl-beta-glucosaminyl)asparagine amidase A (The sequence of the model RefSeq protein was modified relative to this genomic sequence to represent the inferred CDS: inserted 1 base in 1 codon); protein product: MQPSHRHLSLLLLLTCMATFTYGAVAGPVPIVSLEHLDPTLPPVLPGQNPTCSLVVLQQDFADTVGSPPASANYTQPRDCPFPWTRVVLELALSASDLQKDRVAAVWIDGAEVLRTATPRPMAPGAFWRVRKDITRYAALLRRVASGGAAAAXGAISMMLENSNNVLPGVFSANVSLHFYRGALSPSPHRLAAGFSAHPSIRSLYPEPADLILPISNPNGYYRSGFWLRIDNETHVHSTSITIPRNTYRAILEIFVSYHGDDEFWYTNPLRSAYRLHSPSNLSTPRANGAFRQVYATIDGRFVGGHIPFAVLYPSSINPYFWSPVAAIGAFDMPSYDLDLTPFLGFMLDGRPHDIGLAVRDAQPSWLVSANLHLWVDAWSDSVQAGLIEYITPPIKMNRNAEWRDKEGQSEINAEGLLRFTGWVSSSKGNLTTQVTQKLKFKSQVEVQNRGSTTQIEFQSKERMMVAIQKGHQPLGRVQLYVESPLQVQTSMVSAAGGALFQKSRLYHQLMEMVTLSEGQAMTTSTLTDRQDAEGSALMHADAPVWGSGSTKSSYRYKDDSTCYLRNVNTAGGVVMMDTKSASCAAIADA
- the LOC105044716 gene encoding peptide-N4-(N-acetyl-beta-glucosaminyl)asparagine amidase A, with amino-acid sequence MFNVNPYPLFQLFLLFLLFHPNVSARESASALLTDRFILHSPSSGSSSAPQEYIDPTRPSLLLPDGPPSCSLPVLRHDFANTYGSPPASATYSPPADCPAPWAHVVLDLSVACAGDQYDRIAAVWLDGAELLRTSTAEPTESGVFWRVRKDVTRYSALLRRSNASVAMMLENIVNDVYTGVYHVNVSLDFYQEEEKRRRRPSGEPLALGFFPQDSSGLITAEVELGRIEERLDFSSVEAGNPLTSKAKVPSLYEEPADLIIPISNEDSAGGFWFRIQNESDAHFKNFKIPNNTYMAVLEIYVSYHSNDEFWYSNPPDEYIKKNNLTTGRGNGSFREVVAKIDGQFVGSVVPFPVIFTGGINPLFWAPVVSLGAFDLPSYNVDLTPFLGLLLDGQLHNVSLGVTDGIDFWLVDANLHLWLDPHLDSVTAELVSYKAPEISVSRRYMFHLLNGTFKIEAGRKIHFSGWVNSSLGNLTTDVDQKLKYKSLIEFMNDGNYKGVHMKGKVKTDVRIRTGPKAILSQGTYKSKYPLLIATLALPGENNTYTSKTNLTHTLYEEYTLLRDKVVTTSALVDRQDAEGWMLVQDHSVLSGSAGTRQTYQYRDDNGSYLRKVSARDGVLLSDNTTSSYLVASL